ACCTGCGGCAGTGGACGATGTCGTTGATGCGTATCGGCGGGACGCCCATCGCCTTCGCCAGACGATACTGGCTGATGCCGAGCTCTCCCAAAATTTCCGCCAGATGTTCTCCCGGATGGACCGGTGAGGCATTGGTGGTCATCTCTCTTCTCCTCAGTGATAGTCAACTATTTCGATTTCCATGGCTCCATGGTCCGTCCAGCGAAAGCACACTCGCCACTGGTCGTTGATCCGAATGCTGTACTGTCCGGTGCGGTCGCCACGCAATGATTCGAGCCGATGTGAAGGTGGGACTCGAAGGTCAGTCAACGCCGTCGCGGCAACCACCCTCTGCAACCTCATTCGCGCCCGGCGCTGAATGTCTGGGGACAGACGGCGGATTGGCCGACCGCGGAGAAGGTGCTCTGCGCCACGACTCCTGAATCGCTTCACCAGCCATTAATAATAACGAGTCTCGTTAATACTATCACAGGACCGCACCACAAACCCATCTCATGCGCATTGTCTCCCTCCTACATGGTCCCTAATACGTCTTCGGTCGCGAGAACTACCTGAAGGCATAAGTTTGGCCGATCACCGCACCGCCCTGAAGAGAAATCCGGGTTGACCACTGGCCCCTGTTATCAAAACGTTGACCCGGCTATCATCT
This window of the Acidobacteriota bacterium genome carries:
- a CDS encoding type II toxin-antitoxin system RelE/ParE family toxin — its product is MVKRFRSRGAEHLLRGRPIRRLSPDIQRRARMRLQRVVAATALTDLRVPPSHRLESLRGDRTGQYSIRINDQWRVCFRWTDHGAMEIEIVDYH